From one Musa acuminata AAA Group cultivar baxijiao chromosome BXJ2-6, Cavendish_Baxijiao_AAA, whole genome shotgun sequence genomic stretch:
- the LOC135614516 gene encoding U-box domain-containing protein 4-like → MEMEIPSSYRYMERSYSDGGDSSGAFSDCNSDRSGEFPSYGSPSSSSYSSGGGGLQRLLVACSADYSDEVVRGLISDLESPSASVESQRRAAMELRLLAKHNPENRLRMAAAGAVGPLVALLYHSDPQLQEHGVTAILNISLCDENKTLIAAAGAIRPLVHALRTGTPAARENAACALLRLAQLDDLRAAIGRSGAIPPLVTLLETGGPRGKKDAATALFTLLASRDNKIRAVEAGIVRPLLDLMADPESGMVDKAAYVLHAVVEVPEGRAAAVEEYGIPVLVEMVETGTARQKEIAVRSLLEICRESAAYRKMVAQEGAIPPLVALSQSATKKAKEKAEALIELLRQRRTAGNSHH, encoded by the exons ATGGAAATGGAGATCCCGTCGAGCTATCGGTACATGGAGCGGAGCTACAGCGACGGAGGCGACTCTTCCGGCGCCTTCAGCGACTGCAACAGCGACCGCTCCGGCGAGTTCCCCTCCTACGGATCACCCAGCTCGTCGTCTTATTCCTCCGGAGGCGGTGGCCTCCAGCGACTTCTCGTCGCCTGTTCCGCTGATTACTCCGACGAGGTGGTGCGCGGGCTCATCTCCGACCTTGAGTCGCCCTCCGCCTCCGTCGAGTCCCAGCGCCGCGCCGCCATGGAGCTTCGCCTCCTCGCGAAGCACAATCCGGAGAACCGGCTGCGCATGGCCGCCGCCGGCGCGGTCGGCCCCCTCGTCGCGCTGCTCTACCACTCCGACCCTCAGCTGCAGGAGCACGGCGTCACCGCTATACTGAACATCTCCCTCTGCGACGAGAACAAGACCCTGATCGCCGCCGCCGGCGCCATCCGCCCCCTCGTCCACGCCCTCCGCACCGGCACTCCCGCCGCCCGCGAGAACGCCGCCTGCGCCCTCCTTCGCCTCGCCCAGCTCGACGACCTACGCGCCGCCATCGGTCGCTCCGGCGCCATCCCGCCACTGGTTACCCTCCTCGAGACCGGCGGCCCCCGCGGGAAAAAGGATGCCGCTACCGCCCTCTTCACCCTTCTCGCCTCCCGCGACAACAAGATCCGGGCAGTCGAGGCCGGCATCGTAAGGCCGCTGCTGGACCTGATGGCCGATCCCGAGTCGGGCATGGTGGACAAGGCGGCCTACGTGCTGCACGCGGTGGTGGAGGTGCCGGAGGGCCGGGCCGCGGCGGTGGAGGAGTACGGCATCCCGGTGCTGGTGGAGATGGTGGAGACGGGCACGGCGCGGCAGAAGGAGATCGCCGTCCGATCCCTCCTCGAGATCTGCCGGGAGAGCGCCGCCTACCGCAAGATGGTTGCCCAGGAAGGCGCCATCCCCCCTCTCGTCGCCCTCTCCCAGTCCGCCACCAAGAAGGCCAAGGAGAAG GCGGAGGCGTTGATCGAGTTGTTGCGCCAACGACGGACGGCCGGCAACTCACACCACTAG